TTCCGTTGGACAGAGAGTATCTCAGAAGATAAGCAACGAAAAGAACTTTCCAGAGTCCTCCATACCATTGCTGAAGAGCAAGGTCCTGAAGGAGTGCTTGCTCTCTCTGGAGTACAAGTCGCTGATATCCTCTCAGGCGAGGATGGGTTGATAGTATTTGAAGAGAACCAATCAATCTATTACAGCGCTGCTGAGAGACAACAAATGAGTGTGTATGAAAACGTGAACAAGAGCGTTGTACACATCACCACCGTTGGAGAGGCAGCGGTAAGTGCCTTCATGGATGTCCTTCCCGCTCAAGGAACCGGTAGTGGGATCATCCTTTCCAAGGATGGCTATATTCTCACCAATGCCCACGTGGTTGAAAAAAGCGCAAGCATACAGGTAGGTCTCTATAATAACCAATCCTACACTGCAACCTTGGTTGGTGTTGATAGTGAGGATGACCTGGCAGTGATCAAGCTGGTCTCTGCAAAGGATGTGATGCTCTATCCTGCCACCTTGGGAACAAGTGAGGATTTGCAGATTGGGCAACGGGTAATAGCGATTGGAAATCCATTTGGATATGACCGTACAATGAGTGTCGGTGTAGTAAGTGGGTTGAATCGACCGGTGAGAACCAGTGAAGGCAAGGTAATCATGAATGCAATCCAGACAGATGCTGCAATACACCCTGGAAATAGTGGAGGGCCGTTGCTCAATACGAGGGGTGAGGTCATCGGGATCAACTCAGCGATCTTCACTACTTCAGGAAGTTCCCAGGGGTTGAATTTTGCCATTCCAGTTGATACAGCAATTGCAGTCATTCCAGATTTAATCAAACAAGGAAAGATCAGCAGGGGTTGGCTTGACCTTTCGGCAGTACAGCTGACTCCTCAGCTGGCAACATATGCGAAGCTCCCTGTCGAAAAGGGGGTCTTGGTCAGTGAAGTCACCAGTGGGGGTTTTGCTGAAAAGGCAGGGATAAAAGGGGGAAGCCGGAAGGTGCAGTACGGCTCTTCGGTTATCAATCTTGGGGGTGATGTCATCACCGCTATCAACGGTGAGACAATCAGAGATCTTAACGACCTCTATCTTGCTCTGCTTCCCATGAGAAGTGGGGAGAAGGTTTCGATTACCATTAATCGTGACGGGAATGTGAAGAAGATGGAAGTCCAGCTGATTGAACGAACAGCGCAACATGTGAGCGCATTGGTACGATAAGATGAAAGATACTGTTTATGTTGATGAAAGTTGGGGAGGGGAAGCTGTCTACAATATACACGGGCAGGTTTCCTTCCAAAGTAAACCGTTCAAGGTAGCTTCGTCCTATGAACCAGCGGGAGACCAGGGAGAAGCGATCAAGGCATTGAGTGCAGGCTTGCTGGATGGGGACCGGTGTCAGACCCTCAAGGGCGTGACCGGTAGCGGTAAAACCTATACGATGGCGAAGATCATCGAGCAAGTACAGAAGCCAACCTTGGTGCTTTCACACAACAAAACCTTGGCAGCACAGCTGTTTAGGGAGTTCAAGTCATTCTTCCCGGATAATGCAGTAGAGTATTTCGTCTCAACATACGACTACTACCAGCCTGAAGCGTATGTTCCGGGGAAGGACTTGTACATCGAGAAAGATGCTTCGATCAACAGTGAGATTGACCGGCTTCGGCTCTCGGCCACGTTTTCCCTCATGGAGCGTCGCGACGTTATTGTCGTATCAACCGTATCCTGTATTTATGGGTTGGCAAATCCTGTATCAGTTCGGGATATGGTGCACACCTTCCATACTGGGGAAGCTTTTAATCATCGTGAGGTTCTCGATCAATTGGTACGGATGCAGTATGAACGAAATGATGCCATTCTGCAGCGAGGGGCCTTCCGTGTTCGTGGGGATGTGATTGAGATATGCCCATCCTATCTTGAAAATGCTGTAAGGATTTCCATCGATTGGGATGAGATTGCCTCCATTCAGTGGTTCGATCCCGTCAGTGGAGAGAAGCAGGAAATCGTTGACAGCTACACTCTTTACCCTGCAAAACAGTTTGTAATGCCACAGGAGCAGGTAAAGGCAGCCATTTCGAGAATCCGAAGTGAAATGGAAGACCAGGTAGAGTATTTTACCTCCATGGGCAAGCCCTTGGAGGCAGAGCGAATCAAGACCAGGGTAGAGTATGATTTGGAGATGCTTGAAGAAATAGGATACTGTTCAGGAATCGAGAACTACTCACGCCCTCTCTCTGACCGTAAGGCAGGGGAACGTCCAGCGGTGTTGCTTGACTACTTCCCCCCTGACTTTGTCACCTTCATCGATGAGTCACATGTTACCCTTCCCCAAGTAGGAGCGATGTATGAGGGAGATCGTTCACGGAAATTGAATCTGGTGAACTTTGGATTCAGGCTTCCTTCTGCATTGGACAACCGTCCCTTGAAAGCGGAAGAGTTTGAACAAGTTGTCAAGCAGAGAGTCTATGTCTCTGCTACTCCAAACCAGAAGGAAGTGGATGAGAGTACGCGTGTGGTTGAACAGATTATCAGGCCCACGGGCCTGCTTGACCCAGAAATCGATGTGAGACCCACTGAAGGCCAGATGGAGAACCTATACGGAGAAATACGCGCAGTTATCAAGAAGAAACAGCGAGTATTGGTTACTACACTGACCAAGAAGATGAGTGAGGATTTGACCGACTATTTTGCATCCCTGGGTTTGAAGGTACGTTATCTTCATTCCGAGATTGAGACCATCGAACGAGTCGAGATTCTCAGGGATCTTCGCCTCGGGGTGTATGATGTGTTGGTAGGAATCAACCTGCTCAGAGAAGGCTTGGACCTTCCCGAGGTTGCCCTTATCGCCATTCTGGATGCAGACAAAATTGGGTTCCTTCGTTCTGCCACTTCCTTGATTCAGACCATTGGGCGTGCTGCGCGTAATGCTGAGGGCCGGGTTGTCATGTATGCAGACCGTATGAGTCCTGCTATGGAAGAAGCCATCAGTGAAACCAACCGACGCCGAGCAATCCAGATGGCATACAACGAGGAGCATAATATTACTCCTACTACCATTATCAAGGCGATTCATGACATGCTCGAACGCGAGCAGCATGAACAAAAAGAGATTCAGAAACATGATCTCGAGCTACTCAAGGGTGGTTATAACCTGCTCAGTGCAACTGATAGAAAGAATTATATCAAGGCGCTTGAGAAAGAGATGCTTGAAGCAGCAAAGAATCTGGAGTTTGAACGTGCGGCTGTCATCCGTGATGAGATCCAGGATGTAAAGACAGGCAAATTTACCAGTTAGCGAAGAATGAGATCCAACGGCCCCCCAGTGATGGTGGGGTGCTGGAAGTCCTCGGGATAATTTCCACTAAGTGGATAATCCTGGTGGTAATACACATATTGGTAGAGATAATCTACAGAAATACGCTGCTCGACATCCCGTAATACTTGGTCCTCTATATCCCAACCCAGTCCATCTAGAATGGCTTTCGAAAAATAGCCATGTGTTGGAACTCCTACAAATGGTGGTTCCTTGGCTGTGTTGTCATAGGTAGTAGCAGCAATAACATATACTGGACGCGTATATTCTCCCCTGGTGAAGTATTGATCATACATCTCTGTTAGATATGCATTTTTTTCGATGATGGAGAGAGATGTTTCGCTTTCCTGCACAAAATTCCCTGCATAACAACTATCAACAAGTAGCAGGATACTTCCCTTACACTCCTTCAACTTGTCATAGAGGTCTTCTACTGAAAGAAGAGAATCATCAAATGGGTCATTATTGGAATCCAAGATTAGCCCACTGCTTCGAGGAGGATAAAGCACCAGCGAACCATCTTCCATTCCATGGCCACTATAGCTGATGATGAGAATGTCTTGCTCATTCATGGAGTCTGATAAAGCTTCTATCGTGTCCAGTACCTGTTGTCTGGTAGGAAGCAGTGGGTCATTTAAATCATCACTGCCATCTTGGAGCATAAGGGTGGATGTATGCTCCTTTCCTGCAAACAGAGCAGTAAATGCTTTCTCCAGCTCTATTGCGTCCGGGAGTGTTCCATGGAGATTATTTACATCAGTCCCATCATAACTAAGTGCTATTGCAAGATGATGGGTTTTCCCTTCCGCAGGGGACGGGGTTATCAACTCACAACCCAACAACAAAGTGAGAAGCAAGAGGATCAGAAGTTGGATTTTCATATATCTAGAGTTCAATGACCTGTTCCTTTGCTTCAATAGCTGAAAAGTAGCATATCCATCGCCCCACCGCTTATCATGGGGTGTTGGATAGGTTTATCCATGGTAAATATTGACCACCGTACAGGATATACCTGGTGTTTCTTGATGTATTTATAGAGGGAATCAACACTCAGTAGTCCATTTCTTGCTGAAGGAGGAGCCCCGTCTGCAATTCTCAGCGTTGTATGGTTCCAACCCAAAGCCTCAAGGAGTGCTGAGGTAAAGACCCCGTGACTGTGGTCATCGAATTTTCTTTCATATGAATCAGAATCAGCACTAGCGGTAAGAACTACAAATGAAGGTATCTCATATTCTTCATCAGAGAAGTATTTGCCATACCAATCATCGATGCCTTTGTCATACACCCAGCTCAAGCTTGAGGGGGACTCAGGGACAAAAACTCCGCTGTAGCAGCTGTCAAGGATGAGAAGTTTTTTTCCCTTGATAGGCCTTATAAGATCGTATAACCACTCAGGGGTTACAATAATTGATTCTGGATCTGATGGGGGGAGGCTAAGGTCAATTGCTCCTTCGGTTAGGGTATGTGCCATCAGGAGTTCCCCTGTTTCCTCAATGCCGTGTCCGCTGTAGGTGATGATGGTCAGATCATCCTCTGTTGTAGTTCCCTGAATTATTTCAAGTGTGCTTTTTAAGTTTGCTCTTGAAGCATATCCTGTGTCATTGACGGTTGCCTCGGAGTAATCTTCCCTTTCCTGAAGGAGCAGGGTTACCTCAATATCTGCACTATTCCAGCCAGCTCTCATAGCTTGCTGCTTGAGTGCGTCTGAAAGTTCCCTCGCATCAAAGACAGTCCCTGGAAGATCACCAAGCTGATCCTTCTCTTCATCCTCAGGATATGCTACTTCCTCTGGTTCATTCTCATAGGTTATTCCTATTGAGACAATACGTACGGTTCCCCTCTGTACGGGCTCCTCGTAATACAACTCACAGGAGGCCATGAGGAGTAGTAGGATGGATAGCAGAAGGAGTACTCGTCTCATGTATCACCTCGTTTAAAAGGGAATACTAGGTAGCGTACCCCAATCCCTGCTTGCACAGCAGTAATCTCCTTTCTAAGATGCACAGAAAGAGGTGCTGTGAGGAATATTTGGTGGTCTGTTCCCTCTGCGATGAGGAATTGGGGGCCAAGTTTGAATGAGAAAGAAGCAAAGACTTCTTCGATCTGCTTATAGAAGTTAACTTCACTCCCGCCTTGGATGAAAAGCGAGAATCTATCACTGAGTGACCAGCTTCCGAGAATACTCAGTCCAAGTGAGTTGAAACCACGTGCACGGTAGTTGCCAAAGGGGAGGGAGTCCGAGACAGAGTAGATGTGTGCCTGAAGCACTGTCTCCCAGTTATTTCCTTGGTATCCAAGGAAGCCAACAGTTGTAGTAAGAGCCAATGAAGAACGGGCAGGTATCTCATCTTCGAAGTGGGGAATTCCCAGATAGTAGGAGAGTGAGGAAGAGGCAGCATAATACTGTCTTCCACTATCAGCAGACAGGGCAGTTGTAATAAGAAATAGAAGAACGATTAGATACAGTCGTTTACCTTTCATATTCTTTAGTATACAGAAATCCTAGGATATGACTATTCCCTAGCCATGGTAAGTTTTGATTTTGTCATGAGTGTACCGTCAAGATACTCCCTTATGGCCTTGATTCTCACTCCCAGCGTTACATGGTCTGCGATAGGTCGATGAGACGCATGGGCAATAATTGTATGTCCTTCCCAACTG
This sequence is a window from uncultured Sphaerochaeta sp.. Protein-coding genes within it:
- a CDS encoding trypsin-like peptidase domain-containing protein, producing MLKNTRNRIIRTLLLILGGAFCVFIGLLLFRWTESISEDKQRKELSRVLHTIAEEQGPEGVLALSGVQVADILSGEDGLIVFEENQSIYYSAAERQQMSVYENVNKSVVHITTVGEAAVSAFMDVLPAQGTGSGIILSKDGYILTNAHVVEKSASIQVGLYNNQSYTATLVGVDSEDDLAVIKLVSAKDVMLYPATLGTSEDLQIGQRVIAIGNPFGYDRTMSVGVVSGLNRPVRTSEGKVIMNAIQTDAAIHPGNSGGPLLNTRGEVIGINSAIFTTSGSSQGLNFAIPVDTAIAVIPDLIKQGKISRGWLDLSAVQLTPQLATYAKLPVEKGVLVSEVTSGGFAEKAGIKGGSRKVQYGSSVINLGGDVITAINGETIRDLNDLYLALLPMRSGEKVSITINRDGNVKKMEVQLIERTAQHVSALVR
- the uvrB gene encoding excinuclease ABC subunit UvrB translates to MKDTVYVDESWGGEAVYNIHGQVSFQSKPFKVASSYEPAGDQGEAIKALSAGLLDGDRCQTLKGVTGSGKTYTMAKIIEQVQKPTLVLSHNKTLAAQLFREFKSFFPDNAVEYFVSTYDYYQPEAYVPGKDLYIEKDASINSEIDRLRLSATFSLMERRDVIVVSTVSCIYGLANPVSVRDMVHTFHTGEAFNHREVLDQLVRMQYERNDAILQRGAFRVRGDVIEICPSYLENAVRISIDWDEIASIQWFDPVSGEKQEIVDSYTLYPAKQFVMPQEQVKAAISRIRSEMEDQVEYFTSMGKPLEAERIKTRVEYDLEMLEEIGYCSGIENYSRPLSDRKAGERPAVLLDYFPPDFVTFIDESHVTLPQVGAMYEGDRSRKLNLVNFGFRLPSALDNRPLKAEEFEQVVKQRVYVSATPNQKEVDESTRVVEQIIRPTGLLDPEIDVRPTEGQMENLYGEIRAVIKKKQRVLVTTLTKKMSEDLTDYFASLGLKVRYLHSEIETIERVEILRDLRLGVYDVLVGINLLREGLDLPEVALIAILDADKIGFLRSATSLIQTIGRAARNAEGRVVMYADRMSPAMEEAISETNRRRAIQMAYNEEHNITPTTIIKAIHDMLEREQHEQKEIQKHDLELLKGGYNLLSATDRKNYIKALEKEMLEAAKNLEFERAAVIRDEIQDVKTGKFTS
- a CDS encoding caspase family protein gives rise to the protein MKIQLLILLLLTLLLGCELITPSPAEGKTHHLAIALSYDGTDVNNLHGTLPDAIELEKAFTALFAGKEHTSTLMLQDGSDDLNDPLLPTRQQVLDTIEALSDSMNEQDILIISYSGHGMEDGSLVLYPPRSSGLILDSNNDPFDDSLLSVEDLYDKLKECKGSILLLVDSCYAGNFVQESETSLSIIEKNAYLTEMYDQYFTRGEYTRPVYVIAATTYDNTAKEPPFVGVPTHGYFSKAILDGLGWDIEDQVLRDVEQRISVDYLYQYVYYHQDYPLSGNYPEDFQHPTITGGPLDLILR
- a CDS encoding caspase family protein; the protein is MRRVLLLLSILLLLMASCELYYEEPVQRGTVRIVSIGITYENEPEEVAYPEDEEKDQLGDLPGTVFDARELSDALKQQAMRAGWNSADIEVTLLLQEREDYSEATVNDTGYASRANLKSTLEIIQGTTTEDDLTIITYSGHGIEETGELLMAHTLTEGAIDLSLPPSDPESIIVTPEWLYDLIRPIKGKKLLILDSCYSGVFVPESPSSLSWVYDKGIDDWYGKYFSDEEYEIPSFVVLTASADSDSYERKFDDHSHGVFTSALLEALGWNHTTLRIADGAPPSARNGLLSVDSLYKYIKKHQVYPVRWSIFTMDKPIQHPMISGGAMDMLLFSY